From Salvia splendens isolate huo1 chromosome 3, SspV2, whole genome shotgun sequence, a single genomic window includes:
- the LOC121795457 gene encoding CASP-like protein 5A2: MSGPAVHPVDAPPPTTEAAPPRIRMKDVQGMSGTTGALFLRLCQFAFAAISLCVMATTSDFPSVTAFRYLVGAVGLQSIWSLSLALTDVYALMVRRSFRNSGVVSLFAIGDGITSTLTFAAACASAGITVLIGNDLDKCNLNHCTRFMSATAIAFLCWFAVSPSFLLNFWSLASR; encoded by the exons ATGAGCGGCCCGGCGGTGCACCCGGTGGATGCTCCTCCGCCGACCACGGAGGCCGCGCCTCCCAGAATTAGGATGAAAGATGTTCAGGGAATGTCCGGGACCACCGGCGCTCTCTTCCTCCGCCTCTGCCAATTCGCCTTCGCTGCCATTTCTCTGTGCGTTATGGCCACCACCTCCGATTTCCCATCCGTCACCGCCTTCCG CTACCTTGTTGGTGCTGTTGGTTTGCAAAGTATATGGAGCCTGTCTCTGGCCCTCACTGATGTATATGCTCTCATGGTGAGGCGAAGTTTCAGAAATTCGGGAGTTGTCAGTTTATTTGCTATTGGTGATGGG ATCACTTCCACTCTGACGTTCGCTGCAGCCTGTGCTTCAGCTGGTATCACCGTCCTCATCGGAAATGATCTTGATAAATGTAATCTCAACCACTGCACAAGATTCATGTCGGCTACAGCCATAGCTTTTCTGTGCTGGTTTGCTGTGTCTCCTTCATTTCTGCTGAATTTTTGGTCTCTGGCTTCTCGATAG